A section of the Drosophila subobscura isolate 14011-0131.10 chromosome A, UCBerk_Dsub_1.0, whole genome shotgun sequence genome encodes:
- the LOC117899777 gene encoding uncharacterized protein LOC117899777 isoform X1 has translation MQVVRRNKRPAPPSPRDLEQRRAELAAITRPHTHTGASEEEEAAAEQTQQAECTPPTPLQSPAVTMDVEENYESPNATENQDQQHQHPQQQHLQLQLNLQQQQQQQQQQMQCEPLFGLTTNTTTTTNPMMETNSIAIPLPAPPGTAGGVVVSSSAPASLPASSPAVPHQPKGLPTNDFDIDSLLLQQFSCMGTTDHEDLISQFQSLMNNQMNRESARFYLEMSNWSLQTAVGCYLDFCSLQSLPSMKIVQGQHVNAQQQAFQVQNDGTERWPNNCYLTSPIQTQRINVPSLRPGETCDILADLMPTQPPIMWRLCTPNGWYFGDAIWMIPPGTQASQDELQQRMVQLITSEAKPEVYPQINIVITAHTH, from the exons ATGcaagt TGTACGCCGCAACAAAAGACCTGCCCCCCCCAGCCCACGAGACTtggagcagcgcagagcagagctcgCCGCAATAACAAgaccccacacccacacaggcGCATCGgaggaagaagaagcagcagcagaacaaaccCAGCAAGCAGAGTGCACGCCGCCGACGCCGCTGCAGTCGCCCGCTGTCACAATGGATGTGGAGGAGAACTACGAGTCCCCGAATGCCACAGAGAACcaggaccagcagcatcaacacccgcagcagcagcatctgcagttgcagctgaatctccagcagcagcagcaacaacaacagcagcagatgcaatGCGAGCCGCTGTTTGGCCTGACCACGAacacaacaaccaccacaaatCCCATGATGGAGACGAACAGCATCGCCATACCGCTGCCGGCGCCGCCCGGGACAGCGGGCGGCGTTGTTGTCTCCTCGTCAGCACCAGCCTCACTCCCGGCATCGTCGCCAGCGGTGCCGCACCAGCCGAAGGGCCTGCCCACGAACGACTTTGATATcgactcgctgctgctgcagcagttcaGCTGCATGGGCACCACAGACCATGAGGATCTGATTAGTCAGTTCCAGAGCCTCATGAACAATCAGATGAATCGGGAGTCGGCGCGCTTCTACCTGGAGATGAGCAATTG GAGTCTGCAAACAGCCGTCGGCTGCTATTTGGATttctgcagtctgcagtcgCTGCCATCAATGAAGATCGTCCAGGGGCAGCATGTgaatgcccagcagcaggcgttCCAGGTGCAAAACGATGGCACCGAGCGGTGGCCCAACAACTGCTACCTGACCTCGCCCATCCAGACGCAACGCATCAATGTACCATCCCTGCGACCGGGCGAAACTTGTGATATTCTGGCCGATCTGATGCCCACCCAGCCGCCAATTATGTGGCGCCTCTGCACACCAAATGGCTGGTATTTCGGCG ATGCCATTTGGATGATACCGCCGGGCACACAGGCCAGCCAGGAtgaactgcagcagcgcatGGTGCAGCTGATCACGTCGGAGGCCAAGCCGGAGGTCTATCCGCAGATCAACATCGTGATAAcggcgcacacacactga
- the LOC117899777 gene encoding protein ILRUN isoform X2: MDVEENYESPNATENQDQQHQHPQQQHLQLQLNLQQQQQQQQQQMQCEPLFGLTTNTTTTTNPMMETNSIAIPLPAPPGTAGGVVVSSSAPASLPASSPAVPHQPKGLPTNDFDIDSLLLQQFSCMGTTDHEDLISQFQSLMNNQMNRESARFYLEMSNWSLQTAVGCYLDFCSLQSLPSMKIVQGQHVNAQQQAFQVQNDGTERWPNNCYLTSPIQTQRINVPSLRPGETCDILADLMPTQPPIMWRLCTPNGWYFGDAIWMIPPGTQASQDELQQRMVQLITSEAKPEVYPQINIVITAHTH, encoded by the exons ATGGATGTGGAGGAGAACTACGAGTCCCCGAATGCCACAGAGAACcaggaccagcagcatcaacacccgcagcagcagcatctgcagttgcagctgaatctccagcagcagcagcaacaacaacagcagcagatgcaatGCGAGCCGCTGTTTGGCCTGACCACGAacacaacaaccaccacaaatCCCATGATGGAGACGAACAGCATCGCCATACCGCTGCCGGCGCCGCCCGGGACAGCGGGCGGCGTTGTTGTCTCCTCGTCAGCACCAGCCTCACTCCCGGCATCGTCGCCAGCGGTGCCGCACCAGCCGAAGGGCCTGCCCACGAACGACTTTGATATcgactcgctgctgctgcagcagttcaGCTGCATGGGCACCACAGACCATGAGGATCTGATTAGTCAGTTCCAGAGCCTCATGAACAATCAGATGAATCGGGAGTCGGCGCGCTTCTACCTGGAGATGAGCAATTG GAGTCTGCAAACAGCCGTCGGCTGCTATTTGGATttctgcagtctgcagtcgCTGCCATCAATGAAGATCGTCCAGGGGCAGCATGTgaatgcccagcagcaggcgttCCAGGTGCAAAACGATGGCACCGAGCGGTGGCCCAACAACTGCTACCTGACCTCGCCCATCCAGACGCAACGCATCAATGTACCATCCCTGCGACCGGGCGAAACTTGTGATATTCTGGCCGATCTGATGCCCACCCAGCCGCCAATTATGTGGCGCCTCTGCACACCAAATGGCTGGTATTTCGGCG ATGCCATTTGGATGATACCGCCGGGCACACAGGCCAGCCAGGAtgaactgcagcagcgcatGGTGCAGCTGATCACGTCGGAGGCCAAGCCGGAGGTCTATCCGCAGATCAACATCGTGATAAcggcgcacacacactga